The Tessaracoccus timonensis sequence GCGCCGTCCATACTTGCACGGGCAACGAGCACATGCAAACGGACTGCGCGACGGCGTTACAGACCCATCTTTACACGCACCGAAAAATCTTCGCTTTTATCGGGAACTTCTCCGCCACCCACAGCGTTGTTACCTGTAGACGGCTGCGAAAGGAGTCACATTGAGCACCGCACGACGCCAAGCCGAAGGTATTGACGGCAAAGACACCATCGGTCAGTACCTGGATGAGATCGCCAAGACGCCGCTGCTCAGCGCGGTGGAAGAGGTAGAGCTCTCCAAACAAATCGAAGCCGGCATGTTCGCCAGCAAGATTCTCGAAGGCGAAGTCGAGAACCCGTCTGATGCCACCGACGACGAGCTTCGCGAGATCGCGGAGGACGGCGAGGCCGCGCTTCGCCGGTTCGTGAAGTCCAACCTGCGCCTGGTCGTTTCTATCGCCCGCAAGTATGGGCGTGCGCAGATGCCACTGCTCGACCTCATTCAGGAAGGCAACACCGGCCTCATCCGCGCTGTCGAGAAGTTCGACTACACCAAGGGTTTCAAGTTCTCCACCTACGCGACGTGGTGGGTCCGCCAGGCCATCTCCCGTGGAGTTGCGCAGCAGGCCCGAATCGTACGCCTGCCAGTGCACGTCGCTGAA is a genomic window containing:
- a CDS encoding RNA polymerase sigma factor RpoD/SigA, encoding MSTARRQAEGIDGKDTIGQYLDEIAKTPLLSAVEEVELSKQIEAGMFASKILEGEVENPSDATDDELREIAEDGEAALRRFVKSNLRLVVSIARKYGRAQMPLLDLIQEGNTGLIRAVEKFDYTKGFKFSTYATWWVRQAISRGVAQQARIVRLPVHVAEQVNQVSAVRRTLERQLGREPEIEEIADELGLEEGRVVDLVRWSREHVSLDAPVDTDGDTSLGDLIARDVAPGPDEVVLDVEDRARIEEMLDGLDERSQDVVRRRYGLLDGRQAKLADIGSHWGITAERVRQIERLALAKMRERVGLAA